The Phycodurus eques isolate BA_2022a chromosome 5, UOR_Pequ_1.1, whole genome shotgun sequence DNA segment CGTACGTGAATTTTCACTTATTCCGAATgtgcgggtgtacctaatatcgTCTGGATCCCATCGCCAGGCGCAGTGCGGCGTGCCGGACgtccagtgaggagaagcgagcTCTGGACTCGGCCAACCGGGAGATGTGGAGCGACTTCAGGCAGGCGGCCGAAGCTCACCGCCAGGTTCGCTCGTATGTGAGGAGCTGGATCAGACCTGGCATGACTATGATTGACATCTGGTGAGCATTGCCCCCCCCCAGATGTCAACAGATAAGGCAGGGCAAGGGGCTAATTGGATGCTAGGTGTGGTTTGACCAACTACgagagtgtaaaaataagtctgAAGTTGAGATATAAACATTTCTACAGAGGTAGCTGCTCTAATTTCCGCGGGTAGGGTATTCCAGAGTGCTGGAGCCGAACAGCGAACGCCCGAGATAGAACCCGCTGACTTCTTTTTGGCTTACTAAAAGAACACCATGTTGCAAGCGTCGGAGCCTGGCACACTTGAAAATTTGAAGAAAATCTCAGCGGTGAAAGGGAAAAGTCTTTGGCCTGAATGAGCCATGTGATCACCAAACTGTTTTATGCCCAATGTGTTGCTGGTTCGTTGTTTCTGCCAGTGAGAAGCTGGAAGATTGCTCCAGGAGACTCATTAAGGAGAACGGGCTCCAAGCGGGTTTGGCTTTCCCCACCGGCTGCTCTATCAATCACTGCGCTGCCCACTACACCCCGAACGCGGGAGACCCCACAGTGCTGCGCTACGACGACGTCTGCAAAATAGACTTTGGAACTCACATCAACGGTAAAGCGGGTTCAGATCGTCAAACGCGTCAGTGTCAGTCAGTCTGTTTCAACATAGCGACCAACTTTTTTTCATCGGTGCCGTTATGATCCGGCACTACAAATTCTGCTAGCAACAAGCGACCACACAAACTAACGTAACTCTCAGGGGACCAGGAAACACAATTCTGAGCAATGTGTGTTCATCAGGTCACGCTTACTTGAAATTATGATTTGATAGTTTGTATAATTGAAGTGGTGTCCCCCCATTTACGTGTCAtataaaaatgatttcaataCGATGTTGATGTTCGCTTCTTCCCAGGCCGAATAATAGACTGTGCCTTCACCGTCGCTTTCAATCCAAAATACGACAGACTGCTGGAGGCTGTGAGGGATGCGACAAACGCCGGAATCGAGGTAACGCGTCACAGTGTGACATcacggcggcgtttctgggtattgttgataaatggcttttgctttgcatagtagagtttcaagttgcacttccggatgtagcgccgaactgtatttactgacattggttttctgaagtgttgctgagcccatgcggtgatatccttcacacatcgatgtcggtttttgatgcagtgccgcctgagggatcgaaggtcacgggcgttcaatgtGAACCatgtttgcttgtgaatgactgagcaattgagggaagctccttttctacccgatcatggcacccaccggttcccaatgagcccgttcacctgtgggatgatccaaacacgtgtttgatgagcattcctcaactttctcagtctttttttgccacctgtcccagcgttgaacatgatttgcaaatcattgtattctgtttttatttatgcttaacacaacgtcccaacttcattggaattggatgTTGTAATAAGAGCAGCATTAGCATTCACAGAGAGACACAACAGAACAACAATGCATGTGCTCCAGTGCGCAGGTATCGACGTGCGCCTGTGCGATGTCGGCGAGACCATCCAGGAGGTTATGGAGTCCTACGAAGTGGACATCGATGGCAAAACGTATCAAGGTGATGACCACGCAGGTCATCGGTATTTCTTGACACGGATATGCCGACGCCTCCTATTTGTGCTCACTGGCCGTCTTTCGTTGCAGTGAAGCCCATTAGGAACCTCAGTGGTCATTCCATTGGACGGTACAGGATACACTCAGGGAAGACCGTCCCTATTGTAAAAGGCGGAGAGGCCACACGGATGGAGGTGAGTGCAGAAGGGTGCACGCACCGATAATCAGGCTCAATTTATGCATTTTTGCACCCTTCGGAATTAAATTAGCAATGGCCAATTTGTCTAGATGTCTTTAAAAGATTGAACCCCCGGCATATccacaaattaatttttttataatctaCCCTCCGTTATTTGATGAaaacctatttgctgtttttgtgcttcgGCCAGAGCAATTACAAGTCAGTGGTTGGGCGTGCCACACGGCTGCGAGGGGTTTGATTATCAAAGTCGGTGTTATCAGCTCATGTGAACAAGAGCTGGATGCCGATAGAGATGAagacacgcacgcatgcatgcatgcacactcacacacacacacacacacacacacacacacacacacacacacaacaccatgaccttttttgttgttgcaaacgCAAAATGAGACACTCATGGCCGCTAAGAAGCTAAAAGAGGACATGCTAAATAAACACAATCTGCCCTTGACTAAGTTTGCTGAACACAATTTTGAACAGAAAGGTTAGCTCGGATGCTAACTAATAACATGACGCAAAGGGCGCTCTGAGATAATTTTGTCACGCTCATTCAAGCGTGCGGCGAACTTGGCTGCACATAGCTTTAAATACAAATAGGAAAGTTAGCttgaatgctaatgctaacacaatgcaaaaagtGTCCTTGCTGGGAATGTAGGTGATCTAGGGTTGCTATTCTCCTTATCACGAGCCAGTGTGAACACGCGACACTTTTGAAGCTGTTATTGCTACATATTGTCGCTTTAATGCTTGCAAGACATTCTGTCTGTATTCTTTTTCCCCATGTGCTGTCCGTCAGGAAGGCGAAGCTTACGCCATCGAGACATTTGGCAGCACGGGCCGTGGCGTAGTGTACGATGACATGGAGTGCTCGCATTACATGAAACATTTCGACGTGGGACATGTGCCGATAAGGTTTGACTTTGAACAAATGTTCCTAAAtatttaagtagaagtacaaataattgtttaaaacaAGCCTCTAATAAAAGTACAAGTAACGATTCAACTCCTAAGAACAGAtcaatttttactgtcaatactaatttgatttaatttctgAAGAAAACTTATCTGCTTGTAGtgagaaggaaaagaaaaatcttgTAAAGTGTAACATTATGGTTTTGTTGTAACCTTGCTACTGTTGTGAACTCGGTAACAATGTAGCGAGTAAACGTAAAAcactgtcagaaaaataaacgcAGTGGCGTCTGGAGATAAGAGTTCCTTTTGTTCCATGATCATGCTTGTGTCTCAAATCAtgtccctattgaaatgaatggaaatgcaattaatccattccattcCCGacccaaaaatattattattattaattatttttttacagttttgcactgtataaaaatgcacaataataaCTTTTATTCTCCACATAGCTTGGAAACACGGAAAATGTCAACACAGAGCATGACTGGACCTCATGTTTTgatggggttagggttagttagatACTCATTAGATATGTAATTAAAGACTGAAATATTAGTATGACTtgtttggaaaaacaaacaaacaaacaaacaaacaaattcccACCACTGCAGACTTCCAAGGACCAAACACCTACTGAACGTGATCAACGAAAGTTTCGGCACGCTGGCGTTCTGCCGCCGCTGGCTGGACCGGCTGGGCGAGAGCAAGTACCTGCTGGCGCTGAAGAATCTGTGCGAGCTGGGCATCGTGGACCCGTACCCGCCTCTGTGCGACATCAAGGGCAGTTACACGGCGCAGTACGAACACACCATCCTCCTCCGGCCCACCTGCAAAGAGGTGGTCAGTCGGGGCCACGACTACTAAGACTTTACGAGCCCAGTTATTCCTGACTTCACAATGCGGGTCATGGCTTCTCTGCTCAGAAGCCATCTCTAGTAACCTGCAcacattattacatttaataatcagcagtAATTGTTTACACTGTAggcatgttattagataaatatcaATTCCCTAGTGCTCTTGATGGAATAGTTACATATAAGATGGTATTACATCATTATTTGTGCTTCTCTTTTCCTCTCCAAATGAAACAAAGGGCATATGGAGTGTTGTTGCACTGCTTTTAGGAAATATGAAATAACAAATGTACAATATGCAAAGATATTGCCCAAATGTTTGCTGTCTTTACCTTATCAGAGTATTGAGTTGGAACTACAGGTATATCTCAATTCATTAGAATATGTTGAaggaaagttcatttattttagtagagtgaaataaattaaataacacATAACACAAATTAATAAACACATAAGAAAATGCTTTTTGGATGGCCAATTCCTCCCTAATTTTCATGTTAAAATTAGTTTAAGTAATGTTCTAATTTCTTGTGATGGAAAACTTGGGATGTTTGTTAGCTGttagctataatcatcaaatatgaaaaaaaaagtaaaacattaacaTGTTTCAATTAACATAGTACAGTAATGTAAAAACGTTAAGTGTTTGTATTGATGGCGtttatttaggtttttttcCTAAAGCTTATGATCattttttatatagttttaaGTCCTAATTGTTCAACTTtatattagttttttaaatcatttttttccagattgtTTGAGGTAAATCTTCAGTTACATGGTTATTTAAGTATTTGCTTGACATGCATTGGTTATTTTATTCAACACTGTGTTTGTCGATGGCACTTTTAATGCTGCTTTATTTGTGTTACTTTTAATCAGCCTAGAATTAGATGATATTCAACACAATGCACCCCCGATATTTTATGGGGACAGGGACGGAGCCCTGCCTGAAGAGTGAAAATCTACAGTAAATGATGCCCATcccaaaaggtttgtaattgcctaacAATGCCACAAGATTTTGGCAAAGCATTACTTTTGTCTCAACAGAGGTCCACAAATAATTTCAACAAAGGCTCCACAAATAACTTCAACAAAGATGCTTGTCACTAAGTTGGCCCGGGAATGGCACCAAGGCAATagttttatattagacatggttTTGGCAATGAGTTCTTCAGTGAATAACGGAGGAAAGGTTtccccaaaaatctgcaaacagGCACATTTGGGAATGCCAAATGCAAATGCGAGGGGAGGAGAAATAACTGCTCCCAGTGTACAGTGTAAGATTGCTGCAATGAGTTTATAGTAGTTGTATGAAAGAACAATAATCAGTATTTTGGGCAGAAATACTGAAGATGGCCTCAAAAATCACAATTCGCTGCAGGGCACGTGGAGGTCTGGGCCATCCGTGAGTACGCTGCAATGTAGTTTCAAGGGTGCGATGAATGAGGCAtgtgaactttttttctggGTCTCTTCTAAAAGTCTTTCAGCAAAGTGATGGATGAAAACACTACGTGTGTTGAAGTCTCCTTGAGCGACAGTGTGAATCCCTAATAGCTTGTGCCAAGAGTTGTTTAGCACCCTGCATTAGAGTAGGGTACAAAAAGATTGATTCATCTGCATTTAATATTGTTGTAAGCAAATAAGATGTATTACACATACAAGTTACCAAGGATGACCAAATTGCCATTCTTCTTGTCATACACATCGACTCTTGCAGCCAGCTTAGAATCTTGGTCTCACTAGGAAATATAGCACACGTCATTAAATACGATGTACATGCGATTAAAAAGACTATTCTCATTTTTGATGGACACTATCAAACAGAACTATCGATACATTTGCTACAGTGCTGATCTTCATTACCTGAAGTAATGAACCTGAACCTCACAACTACTTCACCATGTGGCCAAcagatatcagaatcagaatcagaattagaatcagaattagaatcatctttatttgccaagtatgtccaaaaaaaaacacaaggaatttttctccggtagttggagctgctctagtacgacaacagacagtcaatatgTTAGAacgtttaattaaaaaaataaaataaaataaaaatccaatttcCACAAATTACATTACATGGTCTGATATACGGCTCGGGGTAAAACCAGAGTCGTGTATATagaatctatccatccatccagccatccattttctaccgcttgtcCGATATAgaatctatatatctatattttagATGCTAAACGACTGAGTAAAACGttacaatataaaacaatatcACCACCTACTGGTTTCTTTCgtagtgtgtttgttttgcttcgTTTCGTTTTTAGGATGCTTTGAGGAGTGCGTCAAATCTTTTGTCACTATTTGTGACGAATAACAAATTGTACGGTAAGTGATATTGACGTTATTAGCCATTTTATTAAGTTTAATCATGACTGGCTTTTGACTTCGAAGAGATAATTTCACTGCTACTTACGTCCACCACGAAATGGTTAACTTGTTGTTAGTTTAGGTCGTTAATTGTTCAacgttaactttttttttttcaacgagatgttttgtttcttgcttCGACATGTTAGCTAGCGTTAGCAAGCTAACCTAACAGAAACTACATTAGCTTCGCGGTTGAACTCGTCTTGCAAAGTCGTCTCGTACCTTTcgtcccttcgatagctcagttggtagagcggaggactgtagaggccGTTTcactgaaatccttaggtcgctggttcaaatccggctcgaaggagacctttttttttttttttttttccctcattaaataTATGTGAGAAGTGAAACCGTCACCACCAAATTAGGTTTACAGCAAAGCAGAGCTGGCAAAAGTACATACTCACCCTCTCTAATTTAAGTAGAAGTGTAGAAAATACTCTGGTAAAACTAAATTCAACTCGTTtacacaagtaaaaaaaaaaattacagcgtgaaatgtaattaagtacaaaagttaaaaatatatatataattttaaatttatttattgtaaattatataCAATGCCTTACTCTTATTAACTTGCATAGCTCTCGTGCTgggaaaaaccccaaaaaactagATCCAGTTTTGCTGCACGCTAAATCTTGACAGTATAATCCAGATGGAACTGGCAACAGGGACTGCATGAGCAAAACAagatcacacaaaaaaagataaattggCTCATGATAACAACTCAAAATCTACTTGTACATGTTTTTCAGATTAGATGGAGCATTTTTTAACACCAgaagcttgtgtttttttttttttaggctggcacaagacaacgCATTTGAGTGAATAATTTTTGCAGACGACAACATCCAAAATCTCACTTCAATAAGGCCCTGGATAAGAAATAGcttgcttctccaaatctgtCCAAATTGTTAATGCTCCCAGGTTCACGTTTGTCCATGTTgctgctgccatttttttttttttttaatgctttctcaatcaatcaatcaatcaataaatcaaccaATTAATCAAGATCTCAACTGGTGGTTGACTCTCCCTGTCTATGTGTGTCTTTTCTGCagggaggtttaaaaaaaattaacaattattttgaCGTAAGGAGTGGAATGTcatcagtaaaaacaaaaacaaattacaattgtacTGTAACAAAGTATCTCGCCATTGTTACTCCCCACTACTGCATGAAAGTGAAAGACAGCATACAGTAAACTACTCAATACACTGAAATGAAGTGCTAAACATAATCCTAACAAATGTTGTGTGCATGATATACTTGAGGTGGCACGTTGGcttgtggttagcacgtctgcctcacagttctgaggttcagggttaaTGCCTTGGCTGCCGCCTACCTGCGTGGCGATGGCATGTTTTTCGGGTattctacattccaaaaacatgcatgttaggtgcATTGATGACTAAATTGTCTGTTTGATGATTCTGTGacagtacagtaaatgtttcTTTGTCTGCATGTGCCCTGGCGACTCATCTAAGGGTGTGCaataccccacctcttgcccaaattcAACCTTTGGAAACGCCGCTTCAGGTTTGTAAtgctttacatacagtatgtttttttcacTTGGATTTGAACCAACATTTTATAGTCAGTCAGACCCATCGAAGCAGGTCAGGACGGAAGTGTCTGTCACACAGAACAGACTCAAATCTAACTGGAAGGTTAAAAAACAGCCCTCTGTGGTTACTCTCAACTGTTGTTCTAATGGAGAAATTACACCTGTGTGCTAAATGTAGTTATTGAACATGCTTCTaataaaccattaaaaaaaaaaaataaacaatgtcagATGTCCTTTAGATGCATCTTATGTTGTGTGTTATGTTCTTAACAATTTTGGCCATGCGTTTGGTagctgggccttcagtggggacttacccAACTTAAgtcacctcttaataccaccactatcgcGTCGCAATTATacaaaccatcaatactataccAAAATCCAACTGTGCTACAACATTATCTGGAGGCCCTCACAATCAGTATTtatctaataataaaaaaaaaaaagaaaaatcgtaCTAATACGTACATTacactcaccagagatgctgattattaaatgtattcatgtgtgcAGATTTCTACTTGGTTGTAACATGTTTTGCTCTTACCAACCAGTCATTGGACAGAAAAATGCTGGCACCAATGAGCTGGCGGTTGAGGGGTAATTTGAATTCTAATTGGAtcaagaaacagtcccattgcgcATATTGTTTGAGTTAGATCGGCAcaactgattctgaaggccctgggcagattcaGTTGACATGGCAATGCTGTGGAGGCTAAAATCGGAtcggacaaaaaaaatgcaacatccATATATACGAACtcgaagcagtgcagccaagagtaAAGCTAAGAAATGAAGATGATAGACAGTTGGGAAAAAATGAATACGATTTCAT contains these protein-coding regions:
- the LOC133402838 gene encoding methionine aminopeptidase 2 isoform X2 → MAGLEPVDGELRRKRRKNPKAAAAAAGSNDEGVAEVTQQLEKTTLEDKEERDEDSREDVGDKEGNSTAKRKKKTKKRGMKGQTDPPSVPVCQLYPSGDFPKGEECEHPLLKDGRSAACRTSSEEKRALDSANREMWSDFRQAAEAHRQVRSYVRSWIRPGMTMIDICEKLEDCSRRLIKENGLQAGLAFPTGCSINHCAAHYTPNAGDPTVLRYDDVCKIDFGTHINGRIIDCAFTVAFNPKYDRLLEAVRDATNAGIECAGIDVRLCDVGETIQEVMESYEVDIDGKTYQVKPIRNLSGHSIGRYRIHSGKTVPIVKGGEATRMEEGEAYAIETFGSTGRGVVYDDMECSHYMKHFDVGHVPIRLPRTKHLLNVINESFGTLAFCRRWLDRLGESKYLLALKNLCELGIVDPYPPLCDIKGSYTAQYEHTILLRPTCKEVVSRGHDY
- the LOC133402838 gene encoding methionine aminopeptidase 2 isoform X3, with product MKGQTDPPSVPVCQLYPSGDFPKGEECEHPLLKDGRSAACRTSSEEKRALDSANREMWSDFRQAAEAHRQVRSYVRSWIRPGMTMIDICEKLEDCSRRLIKENGLQAGLAFPTGCSINHCAAHYTPNAGDPTVLRYDDVCKIDFGTHINGRIIDCAFTVAFNPKYDRLLEAVRDATNAGIECAGIDVRLCDVGETIQEVMESYEVDIDGKTYQVKPIRNLSGHSIGRYRIHSGKTVPIVKGGEATRMEEGEAYAIETFGSTGRGVVYDDMECSHYMKHFDVGHVPIRLPRTKHLLNVINESFGTLAFCRRWLDRLGESKYLLALKNLCELGIVDPYPPLCDIKGSYTAQYEHTILLRPTCKEVVSRGHDY
- the LOC133402838 gene encoding methionine aminopeptidase 2 isoform X1, which translates into the protein MAGLEPVDGELRRKRRKNPKAAAADFAAAGSNDEGVAEVTQQLEKTTLEDKEERDEDSREDVGDKEGNSTAKRKKKTKKRGMKGQTDPPSVPVCQLYPSGDFPKGEECEHPLLKDGRSAACRTSSEEKRALDSANREMWSDFRQAAEAHRQVRSYVRSWIRPGMTMIDICEKLEDCSRRLIKENGLQAGLAFPTGCSINHCAAHYTPNAGDPTVLRYDDVCKIDFGTHINGRIIDCAFTVAFNPKYDRLLEAVRDATNAGIECAGIDVRLCDVGETIQEVMESYEVDIDGKTYQVKPIRNLSGHSIGRYRIHSGKTVPIVKGGEATRMEEGEAYAIETFGSTGRGVVYDDMECSHYMKHFDVGHVPIRLPRTKHLLNVINESFGTLAFCRRWLDRLGESKYLLALKNLCELGIVDPYPPLCDIKGSYTAQYEHTILLRPTCKEVVSRGHDY